The DNA window TCTGAAAATCCTGTTTTTAACTTCAATTCCGCCAACAGTTGCTGAAGATAATGATTTTTTTGCGGCCATAAATCCTCCTTATTTAAAACTCAGCATTTTTCCAATCTGCATGGTACGAACCTGTGTAATGGAGTACCAATGGGATCCCTGTTTGTATTTTTTGTAAGATCGTTAACATTTATGCCGTATTTGACTCCGTCATAAATGAGTCCGAAACCGTGGGGAATAAGAACCATCCCTTCCCGCACCTGTTCGCTCACTTCAAGCTCTCCTACTGCAGTTCCAGCTTCGGTTGTAACCTTTGCATTGTCGCCGTCTTTAAGGTCGCGCTTTTCAGCTTCTTTGGGATTAACAGCTATGGTGCAGCCACGCTTGCCTTTTATCCATTCAGGGTTGCGCATCAGGGTATTCATATTGGTTATTCTGTGACGGCCAGCATTGAGAATCAGCGGAAACTCAGGAGGCAGTTCAAGATCATGTGCTTCGCTTTCGGCGTCAATCTTTTCGGCTGTACCTGCAAGTTCAGGAATAAGAAGTTCAATCTTGCCTGACTCGGTCTTGACCTCGGCCAGATTGTTCTCTGCATCAACTTTTCCGATCCAAAGCCCTTGCGGATTATCCAGAACTGCCTGAAAGATGCGATCCCCCATATCAAAACCTGTGGCAAAACCTATACGTGCGGCATTTTTCCTGAATGATTTAGGCGCTGTCATCATCATTCCCCAGAATGCTGCAAGAGCCGCGCTGTCCCATTCTTTTCCAAGAGTCTTGCCTAAAATGAAAAGCATCTTTGAAAGATGTTCGGGATGATTTCCGACCCAGCCCATCAGCTCAGCCCCAAAGGTCATTCTGTCTTTTGACGCAGCAGCCATTACGTTATCAGGTATTTCAGGTATAAAACCCATTTTGTCGGCTATCATGGTGAATATCTGTGAAGCCTCCAAACAGTTTTCACCTGGCTGCACCATCGGTCGCCTCATCTGGAAATAGACATTCGGGTATGTCCATGGGAAAAAGGTTCCGTCCCAGGACTCGTAAAAGCTGCGGCATGGAAGCACATAGTCAGCAAGACGGGCTGTCTCACTCATCACGATATCCATGACAACAAGTAGATCGAGGCTCGAAAATGCCTTCTCAAGCGCCTGGGAGTCAGGCCACGACCTGAGTGGATTACATGTACTGGCAATCACAGACCTGATCCTGTCAGGATGATCATTCAATATCTCTTCTGGTAAGGCGCTGCACGGAAATGATCCAGCTGCTGCCGGAGGCATTCCTGTCACAACGGTCTTCCATGTTTTTGGATTTCTTTCGTCAGCATGGTAGCCGAGCGGCATTACCATTCCTAGTATACAGTTGCCTCCACGTTTGCCGAAAATACCGCACACAGCCCCAAGAACACCGAGCAGATATGAATTAAGAGTGCTTCGCCTTCCCATGTAAATTCCAAGGTCAGGATGGAAACACCATGTGCGGGTGGTCATCAGCCTGCAAAGCTCATGGACCTGTTCATATTCGAGTTCGCAAACCTTTACGGCCGCCTTGGCGTCAAACTTTTCAAACCAGGACTTAATATCTTCCCAGCCCTTGGTGTGTGATTCAATAAACGCCCTGTTCTCCCATCCATTCTGTATAATTATGGAGATCATGGCCTTTATGAGAAGTGAATCAGAACCAGGCCTGATGGCAAGATGGATATCAGCCAATTCGGCTGTTTCATTCTTTCTTGGATCTATGACAACAAGAAGCTTTTCGGATGATTTGCTTATTTCCTTCAGAAGCTTGGGAGCCTGCGGCATCTGATGGCTCTGCATGCCGTTCCAGCCCCATGCAACAAGCATCTCTGTCTCGTGTTCATCCGGACCGGGAAGAATATACTGCTTGCCAAACATTCTACCACTAACCCACCAGGACCCGCTGAATTCCTGACCGCCTGAAGTGTAAAGATTCTGGGAACCAAGAAGCTTCATCAGGCTAACTCCGAAGCCTGCCTCCATGTGGCCGCCCTGGGCGCTGGCTCCAAGGTAGGCGAAGGAGCGGGGGCCATGCTCTTTGACTCCTTTTCCAAGTTTTTCGGATATCTCCTCTATTGCCTGATCCCATGATATCGAAACAAACTCGCCGTTAACTTTTTTCAGGGGCTGCGTCAGCCTGTCTGCATTATACTGGTGATAAATGACATTAAGCCCCTTGCGACACGCATAGCCCTCGCTTCTCGGATTGTCCTTGTCAGGACGAACCTTTACCATCCTTTCTTCTTCGACAAAAACCTCAAGGCCGCAATTCTGGGCGCACAGTACACATCCGGTTTTCTGCCATTCTCCCATGATGATCCTCCGTTAATAATATTGTTTGACATCAAACTTTATATAGCAGGCCATTTTTTTAATTGCAAGGGATGCGTTTTTCCCAGATAAAAATATCTAAGCAAGTTTAAATCTTATCCAGAACTTTTTTTAAACTTCGAAATCAGCAAATCAAAGAGGCAGATAAGACAAATAACACGCCTAAAAAGACATTCAGAGTCAAAAATATTGTGGCTCTGCCTGATTTTCAGTTAAGAAGTGCCTTTTATGGTTAATTTGCCATCAAAAAAGGGTGATGCGTAGGTCGGATTAGGACGCCCTTTGTCCGTAATCCGACGTTAAGCCGAGTGCCTCCGGCGGGTCGCTTTTTGTAAAAAGCTCCGCAAAAACTTTATGGTTTTGTTAGTAGGCAAAAAACGGATATTTTTAGAGTTTTAAAAATGTTAAGCCCATTAACTTTCAAATGTTACTGAGAATTGAGCATAACCATAAAAAATATTTGCCTCGTTAATCATACCCCTCATTTTGAAAGAACATGATTTGTTGTCACATCGGCTATCAGCCTGCCTCCTTCTCCTGTCACAATCGTCCGCACTATGCTTACGGTCTTGCCCCGTTTGACAAAAGAAGAAACAGCTTTGAAAGATCCTTCGCTCTGGTTTCCTGTAAAATTACCGTTAAGATTGATTGCAAGGGGAAATCCTTTATGGCCTTCTGTTGCTTTGGTTGCTCCAAAAACAAGGACAGTAGCGCATACGTCTGCAAACCAGAGTATTGCGCCGGCATGAACAACGCCAAAAGGGTTTCGTACTCCATCATGCACAGGCATCTCCCCAATGACCTTATCATCGCTCTGTTCAACGATTGAGAATCTGATGGCTCCTTGATATTCCATGATGGCCTCCCGGTTTTTAAGGATTTATCTTGTTTTTGTTTGTATTTTAGAGCTTGACGACAAAATATGTAAGAGGCTAATATGACAAAGAACACGCCAAATACGACTTAAAGTACAAAATGCATAAAAGGGGTAAAAATGCCTCATATTACTTTTCTGGCGATGCCAGCATGCAGCCTTTCAGGCATATTCTTTTCAATAGATGCTTTTTCCATTGCAAACCGCTATGCCGCAATTAAAGAAGATCCGGGCAAGGACACTTCTCCTCTTTTCACTTGGGATATAGTGACTCTGGACGGCCAGTCTGTGGAAGGTGAGGGCAGGGTAATGATCCAGCCCCACTGTTCTATTCATGACATTCAGAAAACGGATTTCATATTGATACCAGGCTTTCTCCCTCCTTTTGACTTCAGGGGCAGGGTGACAACTGAGCTGAAAGAATGGCTCAGCAAGTGGCACAAGAAAAATACTCTCATAGGAGCGGTCTGTACCGGCACGTTCCTCTTAGCTGAGACTGGAATGCTTAACGGAAAAACAGCAACGACTAACTGGATTTATGCCAAAACCTTCCGTAATGCATACCCGCAGATAAAGCTGAAAGCTGACAGAATACTGACTGAAGACGGAGGCATTCTCTGCTCTGGAGCGACAACCTCTTTTCAGGATATGTGCCTCAATTTGATTGAGCGGTTCGGGTCAGAGGAGCTGGCGGAAATATGCTCAAAAGCTCTTCTCTTAAACAAGGCAAGAAAAAGCCAGTCCCCTTTTTTTGTTTTCAGCTACCAGAAGGACCACGCTGACGAATCTGTCCTGAAGGCTCAGGAGATGATGGAGCAAAAGTATATAGAACCAATTTCCGTGGACGGTCTTGCCTCGGATCTCGGAATAAGCACAAGGCATTTTATAAGAAGATTCAAGGCCGCCACAGGCGACTCTCCCTTGCTCTATCTCCAGAGAATAAGGATAGAGGCGGCCAAGGCTAAGCTTGAAAAGACCAGGGAATCCATTGACGAGATAACCCTCAAAGTCGGGTACGAAAACGCTAATTCATTCAGAAAACTTTTCAGGAAAAACACAGGACTCTCGCCCAAGGAATATCGTATGCAATTCAGCAGATTACACGATACCGGCAGAGCATAACAAGATTAAATAGCTTTGGGGCAGGGCAACGTATCTTAATTTTCAGAATGATTTTTCAGCAGCTCTTTGGGATAAATAGCTGATAAGGACTCTATTCTGGTAGTAGATTTTGTGACAATTATACTGCACCTTGGAAATGCCTGACTTGATTCGGCATCCCGGTTTTCACCGGGACAGGCCCCGCCGGAATGACTGAAATTTGACTTTTTGTAATGTTCTCAAACCTGCAAGGCATTTTTTATTTCTGAAATGACAGTTTATGGTATAGTTTCGAGGAACTTTTTAAGAAAAAATGAACGCTGGTTTCTCATCCGCAATCTATTTTTCTCGACTTACCAAAAATCATCTTTTTTGAATCAAAGGAGGCAGAAATGAAAGAAAAGGTTATTTCCTTGCTTGGCATTATTGCGCTTGTATCTTTTTGTTCTGTATTTTCATGCAACACCAAAGAGCTTTCGAGTCCCGAGAATCCAAATCAGAAGAAGCTTCTTGACGGAAACAGGCGTTTTGTGGAAGGGAAAATGTCTCACCCTGATCAGGCTGCCATCCGCAGAACTGAACTTGCAAAAAGCCAGAATCCTTTTGCGGTAATAGTTAGTTGTTCCGACTCGCGTGTTCCGCCTGAAGTGCTTTTTGACCAAGGTCTTGGTGATCTTTTCGTGATCCGTCTTGCCGGAAACATACTAAATGATGCAGCAATCGGAAGTATAGAATACGCTGTTGATCATCTCGGCGCCAAATACGTCATGGTACTTGGTCATGAGCGCTGCGGTGCTGTTGAAGCTACGGTCAAGGGGGGTGAACCACATGGGCATATTGGCAGTCTTGTAAAGGCAATCCAGCCGGCAGTTGATAAAGCAAAGACCCAGGAAGGCGATCTTGTAGACAATGCAGTCAACGCAAACGTTTCAATGGTTGTTCAGCAGCTTAAAACATCTGCTCCAATACTTGAGGAATCAGTAAAAAAAGGTTCTTTGGTAATTGTTGGTGCTCGCTATGATCTGGATGACGGTTCAGTTTCCATTCTTCCCTAACTGTGAATTGAAACAATCCACAGCTAAATCTATCCATGCATTCAGGCGAAGTCTGTCCCTTTTTTTAGCCGGGACAGACTATCCTGAATGATCGATGGCTGTATACTGACGTTCTTCGATTCTGGCCAAAGCTTTTTTTAAGGCTATGTTCCCTTTAGGTGTTGAAAAACGAAATAATAATTCTTTTGGGATTTCTTGTAGCGGCGCGAGATAACTCAGGCCCCAAAATTGAGATAACTCACGCCGTTTTAACTTTGATACCATCAAACGAACTTTGAAAGAAGTATCAAATTTATGTTTTTTGTCTCGTGACTATCAGAATAATTCTCTTTGCCTTCCGACTGGTTTAGGCTTCGGAATACCATCCGGCCAGTTGCCCATAATAAGCTCTATGCAGTCCGTCCTGTTAGCCCCTCCATTTACAGTATAGCAATAATCAACTTCAATCATATGCAAATGAGCAAAAAGCCCCCGGATATCAGGATGGCCATTTAGTGATATTATCATCGTGCCTTTTATCTGCTTTGACAGCCTGGCAAGGTCTTCATATTCAGACCATGGGAAATTGACTCCGTACCCTTCAGTCTGCCAGTAAGGCGGATCACAGTAAAACAGGGTATGAGGCCTGTCATATTTTTCAATTACATTCTGCCAGGGAAGATGCTCGATGTTGGTGGATGATAATCGAAAATGAGCGTCTGCCAGATCCTGTTCAAGGGAAAACAGATTGAACCTCGGACGGCTGGTTGTTGCCGTCCCATAAGATTGCCCATCGACCTTGCCGCCAAAAGCCAACTTCTGAAGGTAGAGAAAACGGGCAGCTCGTTGTACATCCGTCAATGTCTCAGGCGTTGTCATTTTCAACCATTCCCAGTTTTGACGACTTATAAGCGCCCATTTGAATTGCTTGTAAAGCTCTTCTATGTGGTATTTGACAACACGATATAGATTTATGAGCTCACCATTGATATCATTAATGACTTCAACTGATGATGGATTTTTAATGAAAAAAAGAGCTGCCGCACCACAAAACGGCTCGACATAACACTGATGGTCAGGGAACAATGGTATTATATGATCAGCCAGCTTTCTTTTCCCGCCGATCCACGGAATAATTGGTTTGGACATGCAAGCCTCTTCAGATGGAATTAAAAACAGATAGAGTGATCGAAGCCATATCTTTATATATAAGGTATAGAATAATGATTTTATTGTTATGAAGGTGAGCTACATTCCTATCCTGAATCCCATGGACGGTCTGTTGCCGGTAGCTGACATTCCAGCGCCCTGATCAGCGCCGATGTTTGGTAAACCATACACCCTTTTGCCCCAGGGGTCAGTCTGCCCGGAATCGTTGACTCCTGGAATCCATGGGGCTGCGTCTACGCACGGAGATTTTGGAGAGATCATCCCATTGTTCATGACCTTTGAATCTTCGTTTTTTGAGTTGGGTTCATACGTGCCTTTATAGGCTGACCATGTAACATCAGCATACGTCCCTCCCCAATCATATGTTGCAAATCTGGCATCATCCAACGGTCTGTACGAATTATAATCAGCTGTAATAGAGCTTTTGGCATATGATGTTAAAGCCAGTTCTCTCGGATAATTTTTATATCCTATGCAGTTTTTAATTTTCCAACTTTTCGAACCCACTGGAGCATTTGGGTTGTCGCCAGTGGTATTAATCAGTATACCGCCTCTATTTGTCCCTGCTGCCTGATTACCATTAAATGCATATGTACAGTGATATAAAACCCCCGCCGACGATCCTACGTGAGCAAATCCAGAATTCCTGTTGCCGACCGTCACGCAAAAATACTGGTTAATATTGTAGCACGTGTCATGTGCCGAGAAACCATCACCAGAGTTAACAGGATCGTTGGGTATAGGGTATCCATTACTGTCTGCGAAGCAAAACCAGAAGTCCAAGTCATGGGATGTACCTACAAAATCAACTCCATCATCAGCATTCTTATCAAAACGGCTGCCATAGAATTTAATATTGGAACAACCTCCATAAATTCCTAGTCCTGAGAGAGCGTTATTTGTGGAATTGGTGGTATAAAAATTAAAACCCGAACAATTAGATAAATAAATACCTCTCAAAGAACTATTTTTAACACTCATATTCCTGATGTAGGAAGTGCCTGTAAAAACTCCGTAGTCTATGCATAGCAGCCCATATCCATTGCCACTGGCGTTGCCTCCATCAAGCGATATGCTTTCAAAATTAAGGACACCTGTCGTGGATGTCCCTCCGACTCTTAAATGGCCGGACACTGCCGACGAATTTTTGGCTGACACGTTTTTGCACGTAATTGTTCCAGTAACATTATAGAACTGTATAAGCGTGCCCACCTCAGTAAATGTAATTCCGTCTACATACGGATCGACATTACCATTGTAAAGCATCCCCGCCCCACAATTAGATATTTCAACTCCGCTACCTATTTTCCAGTACGATCCTGGGAGTATTGCCCGATTATTCGCACCTGTAGTCTTTTGGATTTTTACGTTTTTTACAGATATGTATGTTTTTGAGCTGTGTGTGATCCCTTCGAGTCTTGTTGATTGCCCATCGATCACGGCCTTGCCACCATCAATAGGATCTGATGCTATCACAATGTAGTTACCAGCCGTCCCTGATTTTCCTATGGTGATCGTTTCATTATATGATCCAAGGGTGGTTCTAAGATAGATTGTATCTCCTGGGAGTACCGATGTCCAATTGATCGCATTAGCTTTCCACGGGGCGTCTCTGGTGCCTGCCCCAGCTGTGACCACTGTGGACGGACAGGCATAATAAGTTGTGGACAGTGCTATTCCTGGTATTAGGATAAGCAGACACGCTATTAAAATAATTAGTTTTAATATCTTGCACATATAAAAAGATCTCCTAAATTACAGCATTATAAGCGACAGCGCGGTTCCTGTTTGCAGATACACTTGCCCCATACCGCCGCCGCCCTTGGCGCAGAATGGTAACGGCCCTGAAGTTAATGGTGCCCACATTCCTGCATAATCTGCAGATGGTCGCCAATGGAACTCAAGGCCGAGGCTCGAGTTGCTGAAATTTGCAAAGTCCCCGGAATGCACAATTGCCAGTAGAGATTTACATTCATGCTCGGCTGATACAGTAATATCCACCCATGCGTCTGTTGTTGTGATCATTGTCAGATGGGGCTCAGGTGATGACATTATTGGCTTACCGTTTTCGTCCTGAGGAAGTCCTTTGTAACGTCCTTTATCCATGCTTTTTTTCTCCTTATTTGAACCTATACCTGGTGTATCCGCCAACGCTGACGCCGACAAACATAAGAGCGGCAGCCACTTTGTTTACCGTACCGCCTCTATTGGCCACACATTTTGCAAGCTTCCAGTCAGATACGATCTTATCCGTTAATGTTCCTCCGTCTGCGTATTCGTAGTCATGCCCCACGCAGCACGCCCACCAGTTCCCATCAAAAAAGCAGGTACAACCGTCACTGTCCATTATAGCTTCCTGTAAACCTTGAACTGAAGATCACCAATAAGCCTGATGCCATATTTAAACCCGCCGAGTTCAAAGATTTCGTTCATGTCGTTCGGGTCAATCTTTACCAGCACAGCCAGCTGATTTGTTGTTTTATATGTGAAGGACATGACTCCGCTAACCATAGACGCTGATATGGTTTCATATTCTGCGCTTCCGGCTGAAGTTCTCAAAAGAAGTCTCCATGTCCTGTCTGGCAGGGCTTCAATAACAGGAGATCCTGGATCCTCGCTTTGTCTTACAGTACAAATCACATTCAAGCCCTCGATCCCGTCGTTGGCCACACCTATCGGATCATTACGCCCATCTCCACCTGAAAGCACTACATGGGCATATATATACTGAATTCCTGCTCTTTCCTTGGTAATCCTCGCTATCTGATCAACAGCGTAAGCTTCGGCTTCCGCAAATGATGAAAACGGCTGTCCCTGTGCATCTGTCGGATACATAATATCATGGCCCAGTCCGAACACCCTCGCCTTGTTTCCTTGCAAAATTTCATATGTAATACCGCTCATCTATTCCCCCTTAGGCAAACACAGGCATTTTGATGCCGATTGTTTTTGATGACTTGAGAAAAGCTGAAAGCTTAACAAGGTCTATTTTCAGCCCTGATGTATTATGAATTTTTGACGCTACAGTCGTAGATGAGTCTCCCAAATTGCCCCCCCAGATATAGATTTTGCCGTCACTGAAGGCTATCATTGGATCAAGCAAGGCTGTCGCAGCCATGGGTACATGATACTGGCGTCCGGTAGCTTCCACATAAGCCATCAACCCTTTAAATAATGGAGACCAAAGGTATAGAACCCCATTTTGGTAGAACATCCGGGTGTCAGAGATGAGGTAATGGCCTGAATCACTCCTGATGCCTGGCTGATTGATATTGAATAGAAAATTGCAGAATCTGATGAATTGATTGGTGGCTGTGTCGAACAAAAAAATATTATTAGATAATGCTCCGCGAGCATAATTTTCTAATTTCGATATTTTGAAATTGACCAGAAATTTGGTACTGGAATATTTGCAGGACATGGAATTGGTCTTTAGCATCATCTGTGTGTGTGTATCAGATCCAGCCCCCACACCACTGGCTACCACAGGAGGGACAACGGCCAGATCAGACC is part of the Desulforegula conservatrix Mb1Pa genome and encodes:
- a CDS encoding molybdopterin-containing oxidoreductase family protein produces the protein MGEWQKTGCVLCAQNCGLEVFVEEERMVKVRPDKDNPRSEGYACRKGLNVIYHQYNADRLTQPLKKVNGEFVSISWDQAIEEISEKLGKGVKEHGPRSFAYLGASAQGGHMEAGFGVSLMKLLGSQNLYTSGGQEFSGSWWVSGRMFGKQYILPGPDEHETEMLVAWGWNGMQSHQMPQAPKLLKEISKSSEKLLVVIDPRKNETAELADIHLAIRPGSDSLLIKAMISIIIQNGWENRAFIESHTKGWEDIKSWFEKFDAKAAVKVCELEYEQVHELCRLMTTRTWCFHPDLGIYMGRRSTLNSYLLGVLGAVCGIFGKRGGNCILGMVMPLGYHADERNPKTWKTVVTGMPPAAAGSFPCSALPEEILNDHPDRIRSVIASTCNPLRSWPDSQALEKAFSSLDLLVVMDIVMSETARLADYVLPCRSFYESWDGTFFPWTYPNVYFQMRRPMVQPGENCLEASQIFTMIADKMGFIPEIPDNVMAAASKDRMTFGAELMGWVGNHPEHLSKMLFILGKTLGKEWDSAALAAFWGMMMTAPKSFRKNAARIGFATGFDMGDRIFQAVLDNPQGLWIGKVDAENNLAEVKTESGKIELLIPELAGTAEKIDAESEAHDLELPPEFPLILNAGRHRITNMNTLMRNPEWIKGKRGCTIAVNPKEAEKRDLKDGDNAKVTTEAGTAVGELEVSEQVREGMVLIPHGFGLIYDGVKYGINVNDLTKNTNRDPIGTPLHRFVPCRLEKC
- a CDS encoding PaaI family thioesterase, coding for MEYQGAIRFSIVEQSDDKVIGEMPVHDGVRNPFGVVHAGAILWFADVCATVLVFGATKATEGHKGFPLAINLNGNFTGNQSEGSFKAVSSFVKRGKTVSIVRTIVTGEGGRLIADVTTNHVLSK
- a CDS encoding GlxA family transcriptional regulator, with translation MPHITFLAMPACSLSGIFFSIDAFSIANRYAAIKEDPGKDTSPLFTWDIVTLDGQSVEGEGRVMIQPHCSIHDIQKTDFILIPGFLPPFDFRGRVTTELKEWLSKWHKKNTLIGAVCTGTFLLAETGMLNGKTATTNWIYAKTFRNAYPQIKLKADRILTEDGGILCSGATTSFQDMCLNLIERFGSEELAEICSKALLLNKARKSQSPFFVFSYQKDHADESVLKAQEMMEQKYIEPISVDGLASDLGISTRHFIRRFKAATGDSPLLYLQRIRIEAAKAKLEKTRESIDEITLKVGYENANSFRKLFRKNTGLSPKEYRMQFSRLHDTGRA
- a CDS encoding carbonic anhydrase, giving the protein MKEKVISLLGIIALVSFCSVFSCNTKELSSPENPNQKKLLDGNRRFVEGKMSHPDQAAIRRTELAKSQNPFAVIVSCSDSRVPPEVLFDQGLGDLFVIRLAGNILNDAAIGSIEYAVDHLGAKYVMVLGHERCGAVEATVKGGEPHGHIGSLVKAIQPAVDKAKTQEGDLVDNAVNANVSMVVQQLKTSAPILEESVKKGSLVIVGARYDLDDGSVSILP
- a CDS encoding DNA adenine methylase, giving the protein MSKPIIPWIGGKRKLADHIIPLFPDHQCYVEPFCGAAALFFIKNPSSVEVINDINGELINLYRVVKYHIEELYKQFKWALISRQNWEWLKMTTPETLTDVQRAARFLYLQKLAFGGKVDGQSYGTATTSRPRFNLFSLEQDLADAHFRLSSTNIEHLPWQNVIEKYDRPHTLFYCDPPYWQTEGYGVNFPWSEYEDLARLSKQIKGTMIISLNGHPDIRGLFAHLHMIEVDYCYTVNGGANRTDCIELIMGNWPDGIPKPKPVGRQRELF
- a CDS encoding right-handed parallel beta-helix repeat-containing protein, whose product is MCKILKLIILIACLLILIPGIALSTTYYACPSTVVTAGAGTRDAPWKANAINWTSVLPGDTIYLRTTLGSYNETITIGKSGTAGNYIVIASDPIDGGKAVIDGQSTRLEGITHSSKTYISVKNVKIQKTTGANNRAILPGSYWKIGSGVEISNCGAGMLYNGNVDPYVDGITFTEVGTLIQFYNVTGTITCKNVSAKNSSAVSGHLRVGGTSTTGVLNFESISLDGGNASGNGYGLLCIDYGVFTGTSYIRNMSVKNSSLRGIYLSNCSGFNFYTTNSTNNALSGLGIYGGCSNIKFYGSRFDKNADDGVDFVGTSHDLDFWFCFADSNGYPIPNDPVNSGDGFSAHDTCYNINQYFCVTVGNRNSGFAHVGSSAGVLYHCTYAFNGNQAAGTNRGGILINTTGDNPNAPVGSKSWKIKNCIGYKNYPRELALTSYAKSSITADYNSYRPLDDARFATYDWGGTYADVTWSAYKGTYEPNSKNEDSKVMNNGMISPKSPCVDAAPWIPGVNDSGQTDPWGKRVYGLPNIGADQGAGMSATGNRPSMGFRIGM